One stretch of Dokdonia sp. Hel_I_53 DNA includes these proteins:
- a CDS encoding glycosyltransferase, translating into MKFLVISDAHLIEQGGKKVAYAPYVKEMDLWMPLVDQTIFVCPKRIDGDLLAQPFIIQDFEQVGLRRLEFHTPLYAIISFITLPYQALVLWNQMRKADHIHLRCPGNLALLACFVQILFPWKKKTGKYAGNWNPSSKQPFSYKIQKWLLSNTFLTRNMKVLVYGEWEGMTKNIKPFFTATYYAKEARESIKRDFQPPLRAIFVGTMSENKRPYETVQLVERLNDMGLKISLDMYGEGNEIARIKRYILTHNLEHLVRIHGNQPEDIIKEAYFKSDILILLSKSEGWPKVVAEAMYWGVIPIATSISSVPWMLGYGERGVIINNIDFIKMNWISSILDDTIKLSEMSKKAQKWSRQYTLDAFQEKIKKIL; encoded by the coding sequence GTGAAATTTCTCGTAATCTCAGATGCGCATCTTATAGAGCAAGGAGGAAAAAAAGTAGCCTATGCTCCTTATGTAAAAGAGATGGATTTATGGATGCCACTTGTAGATCAAACGATATTTGTTTGTCCAAAAAGGATAGATGGAGATCTCTTGGCTCAGCCCTTTATAATTCAAGATTTTGAACAGGTAGGTCTGCGGCGTCTAGAGTTTCACACACCATTGTATGCAATAATTTCCTTCATAACTCTTCCTTACCAAGCGCTTGTATTGTGGAATCAAATGCGTAAGGCAGACCATATACACCTTCGCTGCCCTGGAAACTTGGCATTGCTCGCTTGTTTTGTACAAATCCTTTTCCCGTGGAAAAAGAAAACCGGAAAGTATGCTGGAAATTGGAATCCAAGTTCAAAACAACCTTTTTCCTATAAAATACAAAAGTGGCTATTATCAAACACGTTCCTCACTAGAAATATGAAAGTTCTTGTGTATGGGGAATGGGAAGGAATGACGAAAAATATAAAACCATTCTTTACTGCGACATATTATGCGAAAGAAGCTAGAGAATCAATCAAAAGAGATTTTCAACCACCCTTGAGAGCAATCTTTGTGGGGACTATGTCAGAAAATAAACGACCTTATGAAACCGTTCAACTTGTTGAAAGGTTAAACGATATGGGTCTTAAAATCTCCTTAGACATGTATGGTGAGGGCAACGAAATTGCTAGAATTAAAAGATATATACTAACACATAATCTTGAGCACTTGGTCAGAATTCATGGTAATCAACCAGAAGACATCATTAAAGAAGCTTATTTTAAAAGTGATATTTTAATATTACTTTCCAAAAGTGAAGGATGGCCAAAGGTAGTAGCAGAAGCTATGTATTGGGGAGTAATACCTATTGCAACATCAATATCTTCAGTACCGTGGATGTTAGGGTATGGAGAAAGAGGTGTCATTATTAATAATATAGATTTTATTAAAATGAACTGGATATCAAGTATACTCGATGATACAATCAAACTTTCAGAGATGAGTAAAAAAGCTCAAAAATGGTCTAGACAATACACACTTGATGCTTTTCAGGAAAAGATCAAAAAAATTTTATAA
- a CDS encoding glycosyltransferase encodes MRVLQLIDTLEAGGAERMAVNIANGLLSHNVNSYICATRHEGQLKSSLASSVTYLFLEKKSKWDIRAYLNFFRWIKREEIEIIHAHSTSIYLAVLAKIKNPKLKIIWHDHYGLSEKLQERPRTLLKFVSKYFDQVIAVNFALVNWSRDILSVKKVAYIPNFASFSNDEIKKTNLMGIEGKRVVCLANLRPQKNHIELIEAFRQSIVEFSDWTLHLVGQSFDDLYAFSINEYINNYKLQNKVFLYGSCQDVQNILNQSDIGVLVSHSEGLPVSLLEYGNATLPAIVTNVGQCAAVVDENGIVIDNVSRELKEALLKYYNLSNEEASLVGKRFRESVRKSYSKEAFFKKLIPIYRRLLF; translated from the coding sequence ATGAGAGTTCTCCAGCTTATTGATACATTAGAGGCAGGTGGTGCAGAGCGTATGGCAGTAAATATTGCAAATGGTTTGTTGTCTCATAATGTAAACTCTTATATATGTGCGACAAGGCACGAAGGTCAATTAAAATCATCCTTAGCAAGCAGTGTTACATATTTATTTTTAGAAAAAAAAAGTAAATGGGATATACGTGCGTATTTAAATTTTTTCAGGTGGATCAAGAGAGAAGAAATTGAAATAATCCACGCGCATTCTACCTCCATTTATTTAGCAGTCTTGGCTAAAATTAAAAATCCAAAACTTAAAATCATTTGGCACGATCATTACGGTTTGAGTGAGAAACTTCAAGAAAGACCTAGAACTTTATTAAAATTTGTTTCTAAGTATTTTGATCAAGTTATAGCTGTAAATTTTGCTCTAGTCAATTGGTCTCGAGACATTTTGAGCGTTAAGAAAGTAGCATATATACCCAATTTTGCTAGTTTCTCTAATGATGAAATTAAAAAAACAAATCTCATGGGTATAGAGGGCAAAAGAGTGGTTTGCTTAGCAAACTTAAGACCTCAAAAAAATCATATAGAACTTATTGAAGCTTTTAGACAGAGCATTGTTGAATTCTCAGACTGGACACTCCATCTAGTAGGTCAATCATTTGATGATCTATATGCCTTTTCTATTAATGAATATATTAATAACTATAAATTACAGAATAAAGTCTTTTTGTACGGGAGTTGTCAAGATGTCCAGAATATTTTAAATCAATCGGATATTGGAGTTTTAGTGTCTCATTCAGAAGGGCTTCCGGTATCCTTATTAGAGTATGGAAATGCCACTCTTCCTGCAATTGTAACTAATGTTGGACAGTGTGCAGCGGTTGTAGACGAGAATGGTATTGTGATAGATAACGTTTCCCGAGAACTTAAAGAAGCATTACTTAAATATTACAATCTAAGTAATGAGGAAGCTAGTCTCGTAGGTAAACGCTTTCGCGAAAGCGTAAGAAAAAGTTATAGTAAGGAAGCTTTTTTTAAAAAATTAATCCCTATCTATAGACGGTTATTATTTTAG
- a CDS encoding O-antigen ligase family protein has translation MVTHIIIGFLIYFFRSLSLVYFTGTILYFVYNIIKSGNKNNEALMAAAYMTGGEVFFRMTQAVPIYEAGKYSVIAFMFMGLVFTGTSRKSGIYWVYIFLLLPSVLVAAITLNLGTDVKNAIFFNLSGPICLGLAALYCIDRKITYRQLSDLTKWILLPVVAMAIYITLGTPDLRESLSSTGANYAATGGFGPNQVSTVLGLGMFAALAQLVVQSKSRVLFLMHLIITSFLLYKGIITFSRGGILTGFVISVAFLIIYFVGSKGKARGRMLVYVILLVGVLVGVIAYSSFQTNGLINKRYTNRDAAGRLKSDITTGRGELLETELSAFYENPLIGVGVGKVKEVRAEETGTIAASHNEISRLLSEHGILGVVILAILSIYPLIYRSRNRRNYLFYSALGFWFLTINHSSMRIAAPAFIYALSLLNVVYEKKKYPIRRQRTIV, from the coding sequence ATGGTGACTCATATCATCATAGGGTTTTTGATCTATTTCTTTCGATCGCTGTCTCTTGTTTATTTTACTGGAACTATCTTATATTTTGTTTACAATATTATTAAATCTGGCAACAAAAATAATGAAGCATTGATGGCTGCGGCCTATATGACTGGAGGAGAGGTTTTTTTTAGAATGACACAAGCTGTACCTATTTATGAGGCTGGAAAATACTCTGTGATAGCATTCATGTTTATGGGACTTGTTTTTACAGGTACTAGTCGTAAGTCAGGAATATATTGGGTATATATTTTCTTACTGTTACCTAGTGTTTTGGTAGCAGCGATCACTCTAAACTTAGGAACTGATGTTAAAAATGCAATTTTCTTTAATTTGAGTGGTCCCATATGCCTAGGTCTTGCGGCACTCTACTGCATTGATAGAAAAATTACGTATAGACAGCTTTCTGATCTGACTAAATGGATTCTTCTTCCCGTTGTAGCGATGGCGATTTATATAACATTAGGAACTCCAGATTTGAGAGAATCGTTGAGTAGTACTGGCGCAAATTATGCGGCTACAGGTGGATTTGGACCTAATCAAGTTTCGACAGTTTTAGGATTGGGAATGTTTGCGGCTTTAGCACAGTTGGTTGTTCAAAGCAAAAGTCGAGTGCTATTTCTTATGCACCTCATAATCACAAGTTTTTTGTTATATAAGGGAATTATTACTTTTTCTAGAGGAGGTATTTTAACTGGATTTGTTATAAGTGTAGCTTTCTTAATAATTTATTTTGTGGGCTCTAAAGGAAAGGCCCGTGGGCGTATGTTGGTCTATGTAATTTTACTGGTAGGTGTTCTTGTCGGTGTTATAGCTTATAGTTCGTTTCAAACAAATGGCCTTATAAATAAGAGGTATACAAACAGAGATGCTGCAGGACGCCTTAAGAGTGATATAACAACGGGTAGAGGAGAGCTATTAGAAACTGAGCTTTCTGCATTTTATGAAAACCCCTTAATAGGTGTAGGGGTAGGCAAGGTAAAAGAGGTAAGGGCAGAGGAAACAGGTACAATAGCGGCCTCTCACAATGAAATAAGTAGGCTTTTATCTGAACACGGAATATTAGGTGTTGTCATACTAGCTATCTTAAGTATTTATCCATTGATTTACAGATCTCGCAACAGACGTAATTATCTATTTTATTCTGCATTAGGTTTCTGGTTTTTGACTATTAACCATTCTTCTATGCGTATTGCTGCTCCTGCTTTTATCTATGCTTTGTCTCTTTTAAATGTTGTCTATGAAAAGAAAAAATATCCTATACGTAGGCAACGCACTATCGTCTAG